From Paenibacillus graminis:
CCTGGAAGATCGATCAGCTTGCCTGCGCCATTCTTCAGGCTTCCGATTTTTTTCTCAACCGTTACGCCGGCCCAGTTGCCCACATATTCATAGGAAGAAGTCAGTGTATTGAAAAGCGAGGTTTTCCCTGTATTAGGATTACCTACGAGAGCAATTGAACTCATGAGACATTCACCTCAATCATGGAAGCTTCCTTCCGGCGGATAGCGAACAACTGACCGTTGCATTCCAGGGTAATGGGACCGAGAAAAGGCCCTTTCCCTTTCAGACGGATCATTACGCCTTCAGACACACCAAGATCAGCCAAGCGGCGCCGCAAAATGGGGTTCATTCCTTCTATTCTGTGAATGGAGCCCGTTGAGCCCGGTTGTAAGCGCAGTAAGGAGCAGGATGTGGAAGCCATTTAAATCCCTCCGAGAGAGATTGATAATCAATCTCAATTGTTTTCTTGTACTGTAGCATTTTTTAGTGCGTTTTTTCTGTGATATTTGTCACTGCTTCTTATGCGATAAAAAGTGTATGGAGCGAATCTGAAATTTTCTTTACAATTGATTCTTTGCTACAGTATGATTGAACGATAATGACTGCATAGGAAGTCCGTCCTGGCGGCACAATGAGAGCTATAGTTGAAAGGAGAACACAATGGTAAAGAGTAATAAAAGCAAAATTGTCGATTGCACGATCCGCGATGGGGGTTTGGTTAATAACTGGGATTTCAGTGTGGAATTTGTACAGAATTTGTATGCCGGTCTGAATGAGGCTGGCGTTGATTATATGGAAATCGGGTATAAAAATTCACCTAAACTGCTTAAAGGGGCAGAAGGTGCCGGGCCTTGGCGTTTTCTGGATGATGATTTCCTGAGAAAAGTGATTCCCCAGAAGGGTCACACCAAGCTGTCTGCGCTTGTGGATATTGGCCGGGTGGATGAGAATGATATTTTGCCCCGCAGTGAAAGTATGCTGGATTTGATCCGCGTAGCCTGCTACAGCAAGGATGTGGACAAAGCCCTGCAGCTGGTGCAGACGTTCCACGATCTTGGTTATGAAACCACCATTAATATTATGGCCTTGTCAAATGTCATGGAGAATGAACTGCTGGAAGCCTTTGAACAAATCCGCGAGAGCGTTGTAGACGTTGTATATATTGTAGATTCATACGGCAGTCTGGACCATAACGACATTCATTACCTGGTGGAAAAATTCCAAACCCACCTGCCGAATAAGCGCTTAGGGGTACATACCCATAACAATTTGCAGCTGGCTTTCTCCAACACCCTTCTAGCTTCCGAAAAAGGTGTCGAACTGCTTGATGCTTCCTGCTACGGGATGGGACGAGCTGCCGGAAATTGCCCAACTGAACTGCTGGTTACCCATTTGAAGAATACCAAATATACGCTCCGGCCGGTGCTCGACATCCTTGAGCGGCTGATGATCCCTTTGCGTGAAAAGGAAGAATGGGGCTATATCATTCCGTATATGATTACAGGTACGCTGGATGAGCATCCACGTTCCGCAATGGCGCTGCGTTCATCAGAGGACAAGGACAAAGCGGTTGAGTTCTATGACAAGCTCACCACGCCTGAAGTGAATTTTGGAGATAAATAAAAGTCTCATGAGAAGCACTGAACTCTACAACAGAGGGAAGTGCTTTTTATTTTTCTCCGGGGTTTTCCTTTAATAAAAGTTGATTGTAACTTTACTGAGCCATCCGGCCGATATTTATACATAGGACATAAATATATCCATGCACTTATTATAGATATCAAATTCAGACGCGAGGGACCTATGAGACAAGAAGAGAAAAAGACCATACATGCGGCAATTACAGGGGCCGTGCTGTTCCTTCTGATACAAATTTTTCGTACACCGCTGGGGAATATAGAGGATAAGGATTTGTTGTCGGCGCTCTACCTGATCATTGGCTGCTGTAATGTCGCCTTTGGATTTGCTATTTTTGCCCAAGGATGGCTGTTCTTCGCCAATCGATTATCCCAGGCGAGGCTTTATACCTCTGCGCTCTTTTTGGGTGTCTGCATATTTGACTTTTTACACACGCTCAGTTTCGTAGGCATTCCTGCAATATCTTCCTATATTAATGCTGAACAATCCTTGTGGCTGCTCACCTTCTCCCGCTTGACGAGTGCAGTAGGGATTTTGTTCATTTTCGGCAGGGGGGACAAGCCCGTAGCAGCTGCAGGCAAAAACAAAGTCTTCCGGACCTCCTCTGTGCTGATTGTGGGCGCTCTGGCTCTGTTCATTTTTGGGGATATGGTGGCTAACCGGATGTCGGGTTATTCGCAGGTTGAAGGACTGCAGCATGTCATGAATCTGGCCGTGCTTTTTATCTATCTGCTAGCCGTGGGCATCATCGTTTACCCTGGCAAAACGGAGAAGTCGGCCTCCTTCCTCATTATTATCCGCTCCTTGATCTTTTTCTCGCTGGGCCAGGTATTTCTTATGAATCTTCTAAGCGTAGGAGAGATGGATTATCTGTTTGGAATGCTCAGCAGCGGTGCAGCCTATTATCTTTTGCTGAAGGGTGTATACCGGCTTACTATTGAAGAGCCTTTTCAGGAAAATGAGGAGGCAGAGGCCCGGATTAATTATTTGGCTTACCACGATGATCTAACCGGTCTGCCGAATAGACGCCGCCTGATGCAGAGCGTGGAAGAAATGCTGCTCCAGGGTGAACGGGATAAGAGCCGCGGATTCACTGCACTGGTTATCATGAATATCAATCATTTCAAAAATATAAATGACTCGCTCGGACATTACGCCGGCGATCTTCTGCTTCAATTGGTCGCCAAGCGTATTGGGAATGAAGCGAAGGCGAATGAAGAACTCTACAGTATGGGAGCCGATGAGTTTGCTTTTCTGATGACGGACCGGACCGGTGTTGAGAATTGCCTGATTCGTGCGGGGGAGCTTTTGCGGCTATTTGACACGCCGGTACAGCTTGAATCCGGGGAATATCATATTTCACTCAGTCTGGGCATGAGCATTTACCCTGGGGACGGGGACACGGCAGAGCAGCTGATTCAGAATGCGGATACCGCCGTTCATAATGCCAAAGACCAGGGAGTGGAGATCCGGCGGTACATACCCGCAATGCAGATGAAAGCGAAGGAACGGCTGAAACTGGAAAATGATCTGCGCCGTGCGCTTGAACGTGACGAGTTCTATCTGGTCTATCAGCCGCAGGTACAGCTCGAAACCGAGGAAATTGTCGGTATGGAAGCATTGCTCCGCTGGGATCATCCGAAGCGCGGACTGGTCTCGCCAGTGGACTTCATTCCGATTGCCGAAGAAAGCGGCCTGATCGTTCCGATTGGGGAATGGGTGCTCAAAACAGCCTGCCGCCAGAATAAAATGTGGCAAAACGCCGGTTACCGGCCCATTTGCGTCTCCATCAACCTGTCTATGCGCCAATTCCTTCAGCCGAACCTGGCGGGGAAAATTGGTGTCATTCTGCAGGATATCGGACTTGACCCTTGTTATGTTGATCTGGAGATCACGGAAAGCATGACCCTGGATAAAGAGACAGCCTTCGATCAGCTCAACCGCTTGAAGAGATTGGGTGTCTTTATCAGTATTGATGATTTTGGCACAGGCTACAGCTCTTTGCATTACCTGAAGAATATGCCGATTGACCGGTTGAAGATTGACCGTTCCTTTGTGTCGGAAGTGTTGGAAGACAGCAACAACGCAGCCATCGTATCGACGATTACCTCCATGGCCCACCACTTGAAGCTGAAGGTAACGGCGGAAGGTGTGGAGAACCAGGAGCAGCTGCAATTCCTGCGCCAGCAGCACTGCCATGAGGGGCAAGGCTATTTATTCAGCAAACCCATTAAGGCTGCCGAATTCGAAACATTTTTTCTGAAGCCTTCGCTGGGAATGCCATCTTAAGGGAAAAGAAAGTGCCAGAAGGGTTGCATTTTATTCATAGGAATGCTACAATACTTCTTGTCTTTACTTTCCATTGCGGGTGTAGTTCAATGGTAGAACTTCAGCCTTCCAAGCTGATAGCGTGGGTTCGATTCCCATCACCCGCTCCATATGATTTTTTCGCCTAAACCCTTGTTGCAGAAGGGTTTTTTGTTTGCTCATTTTTCGACAAACTTGAGAATATTAGTAGTTTATTTTGATTCCATAATAAAAACGAAATAATAAAAACGAAATTAGGAAATATGTTTGGACGGGACTGGTCAGGGTAATTCATGGCGGGAATCCGTCTTTGGAGCGGGATGCCTGGTGTTCAAATTAGTGGCGGGCCAAAAAGACGGATCGGAACCCTCACGATCGATCCGTCTGAATATTCAGTTATTTTCAATTTGTCGAATTGACTTCAGGAGCTGGCTAAGCAATGCAGCCGCTTCTTGTTTGAGCATGATATCTTTCGGCCTATAGTCTACCGAACCTGCTGAAGACGTCTGTACATCGGGACCGAACAATTGCTTTCCGACGACAAACTGCAGGCCTTCAGCTGCCCAAGAAGAGTACGGGCCTTTCAAGTCGGATTGCACTGGGGCAGCGCTCAGCACAATTTTGACCAATCGCCAGACAAGGGTTGCCGCTTCTTCACGGGTGACCGGTTGGTCTGGATTGAACATACCGTTTGTAAATCCATTAGCAATGCCAATTTCGTATGCTGTCTGGATATATGCCTCGTATTGATTTCCTTTGGTGTCTGCAAACGAAGAGGGTTTCTGAGAAAGCGGATAAGTGGATAAATGGACGAGCATAGCTAGGAATTGGCCGCGGGTGATCGGCTTGTCCGGCTCAAAACGGCCTGAACCTCCTTGGATGGCTCCTGATTGAACGAGCTCAT
This genomic window contains:
- a CDS encoding FeoA family protein; the protein is MASTSCSLLRLQPGSTGSIHRIEGMNPILRRRLADLGVSEGVMIRLKGKGPFLGPITLECNGQLFAIRRKEASMIEVNVS
- a CDS encoding aldolase catalytic domain-containing protein, which produces MVKSNKSKIVDCTIRDGGLVNNWDFSVEFVQNLYAGLNEAGVDYMEIGYKNSPKLLKGAEGAGPWRFLDDDFLRKVIPQKGHTKLSALVDIGRVDENDILPRSESMLDLIRVACYSKDVDKALQLVQTFHDLGYETTINIMALSNVMENELLEAFEQIRESVVDVVYIVDSYGSLDHNDIHYLVEKFQTHLPNKRLGVHTHNNLQLAFSNTLLASEKGVELLDASCYGMGRAAGNCPTELLVTHLKNTKYTLRPVLDILERLMIPLREKEEWGYIIPYMITGTLDEHPRSAMALRSSEDKDKAVEFYDKLTTPEVNFGDK
- a CDS encoding putative bifunctional diguanylate cyclase/phosphodiesterase, which codes for MRQEEKKTIHAAITGAVLFLLIQIFRTPLGNIEDKDLLSALYLIIGCCNVAFGFAIFAQGWLFFANRLSQARLYTSALFLGVCIFDFLHTLSFVGIPAISSYINAEQSLWLLTFSRLTSAVGILFIFGRGDKPVAAAGKNKVFRTSSVLIVGALALFIFGDMVANRMSGYSQVEGLQHVMNLAVLFIYLLAVGIIVYPGKTEKSASFLIIIRSLIFFSLGQVFLMNLLSVGEMDYLFGMLSSGAAYYLLLKGVYRLTIEEPFQENEEAEARINYLAYHDDLTGLPNRRRLMQSVEEMLLQGERDKSRGFTALVIMNINHFKNINDSLGHYAGDLLLQLVAKRIGNEAKANEELYSMGADEFAFLMTDRTGVENCLIRAGELLRLFDTPVQLESGEYHISLSLGMSIYPGDGDTAEQLIQNADTAVHNAKDQGVEIRRYIPAMQMKAKERLKLENDLRRALERDEFYLVYQPQVQLETEEIVGMEALLRWDHPKRGLVSPVDFIPIAEESGLIVPIGEWVLKTACRQNKMWQNAGYRPICVSINLSMRQFLQPNLAGKIGVILQDIGLDPCYVDLEITESMTLDKETAFDQLNRLKRLGVFISIDDFGTGYSSLHYLKNMPIDRLKIDRSFVSEVLEDSNNAAIVSTITSMAHHLKLKVTAEGVENQEQLQFLRQQHCHEGQGYLFSKPIKAAEFETFFLKPSLGMPS